One part of the Pecten maximus chromosome 9, xPecMax1.1, whole genome shotgun sequence genome encodes these proteins:
- the LOC117333934 gene encoding uncharacterized protein LOC117333934, whose amino-acid sequence MESIKDVFCEAPPKMTNYSISSIIHNRSLLHLFECDVKVDCPKSCTCVDQPSSYRLNVDCQNSSLHSLPKRMPESIHQIQLHLANNNISLLENRGYLKRVSVLDLSDNPVTTLTKAAVHSLGTATHVSLKGHKLQGLPETIRLLDPDQFEFGKAPIPCDCDNTWIGEWKRIKGDNLSGNPLWCSTNKVVMEAQEVTDEFLHCTKTTYTRLISIMDSVFGVFMLVVTAILAAIYFKFEILLFTRRLRIKKQHRSWMHDIYLSFDDENDDVRFFVLTILRPFLLEKGYEVYTPCLDTDVGKVKESELKFHTYHSRSVLVVLSEHSRLNVFTVIEYKCAFSYFTMDGRRNMILLDFDHATPVNNGTLIGSKALKRFGYYIAITDRNIKVCNKLVQMFGPPTSRAEKDE is encoded by the coding sequence ATGGAAAGTATCAAAGATGTTTTCTGTGAAGCCCCACCCAAAATGACAAACTACAGTATCTCTAGTATTATTCATAACAGAAGCTTACTTCATCTTTTCGAGTGTGATGTTAAAGTGGATTGTCCAAAAAGTTGTACTTGTGTAGACCAACCGTCGAGTTATCGCCTTAATGTTGACTGTCAAAATTCTAGTCTGCATTCTCTCCCAAAGCGGATGCCTGAGAGTATTCATCAAATACAGTTACACCTAGCTAATAACAACATTTCACTCCTCGAGAACAGAGGATATCTAAAACGTGTATCAGTTCTAGACTTAAGCGACAACCCCGTCACAACATTAACAAAAGCTGCCGTGCATTCGCTTGGAACAGCAACACATGTGAGTCTGAAAGGTCACAAACTTCAAGGTCTTCCTGAAACAATAAGACTTCTAGATCCTGATCAGTTTGAGTTTGGGAAAGCTCCTATTCCTTGTGACTGTGATAATACTTGGATAGGAGAGTGGAAGAGAATTAAAGGAGACAATTTATCAGGTAATCCATTGTGGTGCTCCACGAATAAAGTTGTAATGGAAGCACAGGAAGTCACAGACGAATTCTTACACTGTACAAAAACTACTTATACACGGCTTATCAGCATAATGGATTCTGTATTTGGAGTGTTTATGCTTGTTGTAACGGCGATACTGGCAGCTATTTACTTTAAATTCGAGATACTTCTTTTCACCAGAAGACTGCGCATTAAGAAGCAGCACAGATCATGGATGCATGACATATATCTCTCCTTCGACGATGAAAATGATGATGTTCGATTTTTTGTATTAACTATTCTGCGTCCATTTCTTTTAGAAAAGGGATATGAAGTCTACACACCATGCTTGGATACTGATGTAGGAAAGGTAAAGGAAAGCGAACTGAAATTCCACACCTATCACTCCCGCTCGGTTCTTGTAGTCCTATCAGAACACAGTCGACTTAATGTATTTACAGTAATCGAATACAAATGTGCATTCTCCTACTTCACTATGGACGGCAGACGCAACATGATACTTCTCGATTTCGATCACGCGACACCTGTGAACAATGGCACTCTGATAGGATCCAAGGCTTTGAAACGCTTTGGATACTATATTGCAATAACTGATAGAAACATCAAGGTCTGTAACAAGCTTGTCCAAATGTTTGGACCACCAACCTCCAGAGCTGAGAAGGATGAATAG
- the LOC117333933 gene encoding uncharacterized protein LOC117333933 gives MPESIYPIQLHLANNNISHLENRDYLKHVSFLDLSDNPVATLTKAAVHSLGTAAHVIMKGHKLQSLPETIRLLDPDQFEFGKAPIPCDCDNTWIGEWKRIKGDNFSGNPLWCSTNKVVMEAQEVTDDFLHCTKTTNIKLISIMASGFGVFMLVVTAILVVIYFKFEILLFTRRLRIKKQHRSWMHDIYLSFDDENDDVRFFVLTILRPFLLEKGYEVYTPCLDTDVGKVKESELKLHTYHSRSILVVLSEHSRLNVFTVIEYKCAFSYFTEDGRRNMVLLDFDHATPMNNDTLIGSKALKRFGYYIAITDRNIKVCNKLVQMFGPPTSRAEKDE, from the coding sequence ATGCCTGAGAGCATTTATCCTATACAATTGCACCTAGCTAATAACAACATTTCTCACCTCGAGAACAGAGATTATCTGAAACATGTATCTTTCCTGGACTTAAGCGACAATCCCGTTGCAACATTAACAAAAGCTGCCGTGCATTCGCTTGGAACAGCAGCACATGTGATTATGAAAGGTCACAAACTTCAAAGTCTTCCTGAAACAATAAGACTTCTAGATCCTGACCAATTTGAATTTGGGAAAGCTCCTATTCCTTGTGACTGTGATAATACTTGGATAGGAGAGTGGAAGAGAATTAAAGGAGACAATTTTTCAGGTAATCCATTGTGGTGCTCCACGAATAAAGTTGTAATGGAAGCACAGGAAGTCACAGACGATTTCTTACATTGTACAAAAACTACTAATATAAAGCTTATCAGTATAATGGCTTCTGGATTTGGAGTGTTTATGCTTGTTGTAACGGCGATACTGGTAGTCATTTACTTTAAATTCGAGATACTTCTTTTCACCAGAAGACTGCGCATTAAGAAGCAGCACAGATCATGGATGCATGACATATATCTCTCCTTCGACGATGAAAATGATGATGTTCGATTTTTTGTATTAACAATTCTGCGTCCATTTCTTTTAGAAAAGGGATATGAAGTCTACACACCATGCTTGGATACTGATGTAGGAAAGGTAAAGGAAAGCGAACTGAAACTCCACACCTATCACTCCCGCTCGATTCTTGTTGTCCTATCAGAGCACAGTCGGCTTAATGTATTTACAGTAATCGAATACAAATGTGCATTCTCCTACTTCACTGAGGACGGCCGACGCAACATGGTACTTCTCGATTTCGATCACGCGACACCTATGAACAATGACACTCTAATAGGATCCAAGGCTTTAAAACGCTTTGGATACTATATTGCAATAACTGATAGAAACATCAAGGTCTGTAACAAGCTTGTCCAAATGTTTGGACCACCAACCTCCAGAGCTGAGAAGGATGAATAG
- the LOC117334040 gene encoding uncharacterized protein LOC117334040, giving the protein MRGKLLAGGKPIAWNHNTSYVGASGVHSENSPPAIGRRRKKDNDFKELLGAIENMHRKDMQSFTTNRKYLEKSMMAYSERMREINKGRRSLPVIITPASGEKPVLPPPKRFSNTIRPDAASPASDLLGSSRESLLSGNYLHSPHNSPRKLSPISITRNRNRKMTFHGSEIERHLLSPNMHSLRHSISGTGTSHYSLPSEGTIRTRKISTISPPDPSDISRARDTRSTDSAYESFNGSEMEYDHREKHDEMDVDVHSISSVKIACFPDIKEERKQINSVFGVNDESNDDAHIRKKNKKRKVTKKPAAEVKAKKNKYLKRFRKNEKKEKKEEIAETIIETYVEEDEQEEEEDIIDEPEKKKREVCFGFRYSVAIKELLKKPNPFNVSKKEMVSKVEMENGRIINTLGPAVLKVVDVDRLNNIRGVPLNIKRDDPTSKRKKAATNLSRSVSRNTLPSISRGVSVEGKHEDFDRVLHSERSRTKTSLYDKPIVSSHQSPSTVMVIGADG; this is encoded by the coding sequence ATGCGGGGTAAACTGCTAGCTGGTGGTAAACCCATTGCATGGAACCACAACACTAGTTATGTTGGTGCGTCTGGAGTTCACAGCGAGAACAGTCCACCCGCTATAGGACGTCGAAGGAAAAAGGACaacgattttaaggaattattAGGTGCCATTGAAAACATGCATCGCAAAGATATGCAATCGTTTACAACCAACCGGAAATACTTGGAAAAGTCCATGATGGCATATAGTGAACGGATGAGAGAGATAAACAAAGGAAGACGCTCTCTTCCTGTTATTATCACGCCAGCTTCCGGTGAGAAACCAGTCCTTCCTCCACCAAAGAGATTTTCCAATACAATAAGACCGGATGCTGCATCTCCTGCGTCAGACTTACTTGGAAGTTCCAGGGAATCTCTCCTATCTGGAAATTATCTACATTCACCGCATAATTCTCCACGCAAACTCTCGCCAATATCAATTACACGAAATCGCAATCGCAAAATGACATTCCACGGCAGTGAAATAGAACGTCATCTACTTTCTCCAAATATGCATTCCTTACGCCATTCCATTAGCGGAACCGGAACCAGCCATTATTCCCTTCCATCGGAGGGAACGATTCGAACCCGTAAAATCAGTACGATATCTCCCCCAGATCCCTCTGATATCAGCCGAGCCAGAGACACTAGATCTACTGACAGTGCGTATGAAAGTTTCAATGGATCAGAGATGGAATATGACCATCGGGAAAAACATGATGAAATGGATGTGGATGTTCATTCTATCAGTTCCGTGAAAATTGCGTGCTTTCCGGACATTAAGGAGGAAAGGAAGCAGATCAATAGTGTATTCGGTGTTAATGATGAATCTAATGACGATGCACATATCCGAAAGAAGAACAAAAAAAGAAAGGTTACAAAAAAGCCTGCAGCCGAAGTCAAGGCGAAAAAGAACAAATATCTTAAAAGGTTCCGCAAAAACgagaaaaaggagaaaaaagaAGAGATAGCAGAAACCATCATCGAAACGTACGTCGAAGAAGATGAACAAGAGGAAGAGGAAGACATAATTGACGAACCTGAGAAGAAAAAGAGAGAGGTATGCTTCGGGTTTCGTTATTCTGTTGCAATAAAAGAACTCCTCAAAAAGCCTAATCCCTTTAATGTGTCAAAAAAGGAAATGGTTTCAAAAGTTGAGATGGAAAATGGACGCATTATAAACACGCTTGGACCTGCTGTGTTAAAAGTAGTAGATGTTGATAGACTTAATAATATTAGAGGAGTACCTCTCAATATCAAACGTGATGACCCTACTAGTAAACGTAAGAAAGCTGCAACGAACTTAAGTAGAAGCGTGTCGCGAAATACCCTCCCATCAATCTCACGAGGTGTGTCAGTGGAAGGGAAACACGAGGACTTTGATAGAGTGTTGCATTCGGAGAGAAGTCGGACTAAAACGTCGCTTTATGACAAGCCTATAGTGTCTTCTCATCAGTCACCGTCTACTGTGATGGTAATTGGTGCTGATGGATAG